In bacterium, a single window of DNA contains:
- a CDS encoding NAD(P)H-dependent glycerol-3-phosphate dehydrogenase codes for MRLTVAVIGAGSWGTTVASIAAHNCPTVLWARDPDIAEEINARRTNARYLGTSRLSRDLRATASMEEAARAADVLVMGVPSHGFRDVLEQARPFVRAWVPIISLAKGLEQGSLLRMTQVIGEVLPGHPAGVLSGPNLAREIMAGFAAASVVAMDDETIVCELQRVFKSTIFRVYTNQDVVGCEVGGALKNVIAIAAGMGDGLGVGDNTKAAVITRGLAELTRLGVAMGGQLQTFAGLAGMGDLVATCMSRQSRNRYVGEQLGKGRTIDDICQEMHMVAEGVKTSRVVMELAEKYGVEMPIAREVYRVVHEGSTPQQAYRGLMRVAAGSEQDPG; via the coding sequence ATGCGCCTGACGGTCGCCGTCATCGGCGCCGGGTCGTGGGGCACCACGGTCGCCAGCATCGCGGCCCACAACTGCCCGACGGTCCTGTGGGCACGCGATCCGGACATCGCCGAGGAGATCAACGCCCGGCGCACCAACGCCCGCTATCTCGGCACCTCGCGGCTGAGCCGCGACCTGCGCGCCACGGCGTCGATGGAGGAGGCGGCGCGGGCCGCCGACGTGCTGGTGATGGGCGTGCCGTCGCACGGCTTCCGCGACGTGCTGGAACAGGCGCGACCGTTCGTCCGCGCCTGGGTGCCGATCATCAGCCTGGCGAAGGGGCTGGAGCAGGGGTCGCTGCTGCGCATGACGCAGGTGATCGGCGAGGTGCTGCCGGGCCATCCCGCCGGCGTGCTCAGCGGTCCCAACCTGGCGCGCGAGATCATGGCCGGGTTCGCCGCCGCCAGCGTCGTGGCGATGGACGACGAGACCATCGTCTGCGAGCTGCAGCGCGTGTTCAAGTCGACGATCTTCCGTGTCTACACCAACCAGGACGTGGTCGGCTGCGAGGTCGGTGGGGCGCTGAAGAACGTCATCGCCATCGCCGCCGGCATGGGGGACGGGCTCGGCGTCGGCGACAACACCAAGGCGGCGGTGATCACCCGCGGGCTCGCCGAGCTGACCCGCCTGGGCGTCGCCATGGGCGGGCAGTTGCAGACCTTTGCCGGTCTCGCCGGCATGGGCGATCTGGTCGCCACCTGCATGAGCCGGCAGAGCCGCAACCGCTACGTCGGCGAGCAGCTCGGCAAGGGGCGCACCATCGACGACATCTGCCAGGAGATGCACATGGTCGCCGAGGGCGTGAAGACCTCGCGCGTCGTCATGGAGCTGGCGGAGAAGTACGGCGTCGAGATGCCGATCGCCCGCGAGGTCTACCGCGTCGTGCACGAGGGCTCGACGCCGCAACAGGCGTATCGCGGCCTGATGCGCGTCGCCGCCGGTTCGGAGCAGGATCCGGGGTAG
- a CDS encoding HIT domain-containing protein: MDVDGTCIFCRIVSGAMPCHRVHEDPHTLVFMDIFPVADGHTLVITKQHAATIFEADETALTAVAATARRVAHAIRAVLAPDGLMVFQLNGAAAMQTVFHYHMHLLPRRADEPLALHTRVPGDPARLAELARQLAAALGRPPRPSSST; this comes from the coding sequence ATGGATGTCGACGGCACCTGTATCTTCTGCCGCATCGTCAGCGGCGCGATGCCCTGCCACCGCGTCCACGAGGACCCGCACACGCTGGTCTTCATGGACATCTTCCCGGTCGCCGACGGCCACACCCTGGTGATCACCAAACAGCACGCGGCGACGATCTTCGAGGCCGACGAGACGGCGCTGACGGCGGTGGCCGCCACCGCCCGCCGGGTGGCGCACGCCATCCGCGCGGTGCTGGCGCCGGACGGCCTGATGGTGTTCCAGCTCAACGGCGCGGCGGCGATGCAGACCGTGTTCCACTACCACATGCACCTGCTGCCGCGCCGCGCCGACGAGCCGCTGGCGCTGCACACGCGCGTGCCCGGCGATCCGGCGCGCCTGGCCGAGCTCGCCCGCCAGCTCGCCGCGGCGCTCGGGCGGCCGCCGCGGCCGTCGTCCAGCACCTGA
- a CDS encoding DMT family transporter: MREREERLGLLAAALCALNGAFIPAVAKLTTGHASPLLVAAGSNVFAGLAALVVLALRGELCWLVARPRAWRLLAIAALGTAAAHLLLYVGASRTNAIVTTLCLQIEPAYSLLLAWLVLGHRPTPRRLLATLLILAGIALAVGASAIETSFGVWLLLLTPLCWQASHLIVLRTLGGSPAVALTSARYAYGSLLLAAVWVAVEGPAALPPAAALWPLAPLWILQGLVLSYGGTLLWYVAIARIDLARATAIVVPSIPLLSLAASFLILGEVATPAQWAGLLLTATGILAFVADRGSHA; the protein is encoded by the coding sequence ATGCGGGAACGCGAGGAACGACTGGGGCTGCTGGCCGCGGCCCTGTGCGCCCTGAACGGCGCCTTCATCCCGGCGGTCGCCAAGCTGACCACCGGCCACGCCAGCCCGTTGCTGGTGGCCGCGGGCAGCAACGTCTTCGCCGGCCTCGCCGCGCTCGTGGTGCTGGCGCTGCGCGGCGAGCTGTGCTGGCTGGTGGCGCGGCCGCGCGCCTGGCGCCTGCTGGCGATCGCCGCCCTCGGCACCGCCGCCGCGCACCTGTTGCTCTACGTCGGCGCCAGCCGCACCAACGCCATCGTCACCACCCTGTGCCTGCAGATCGAGCCGGCGTACTCGCTGCTGCTCGCCTGGCTGGTGCTCGGGCATCGGCCGACGCCGCGCCGCCTGCTGGCGACCCTGCTCATCCTCGCCGGCATCGCCCTCGCGGTCGGCGCCAGCGCCATCGAGACCTCGTTCGGCGTCTGGCTCCTGCTGCTGACGCCGTTGTGCTGGCAGGCCTCGCACCTGATCGTCCTGCGCACCCTGGGCGGCAGTCCGGCGGTGGCGCTGACCAGCGCCCGCTACGCCTACGGCAGCCTGCTGCTGGCCGCCGTCTGGGTGGCGGTCGAGGGCCCCGCGGCGCTGCCGCCAGCGGCGGCGCTGTGGCCGCTGGCGCCGCTGTGGATCCTGCAGGGCCTGGTGCTCAGCTACGGCGGCACGCTGCTGTGGTACGTCGCCATCGCCCGCATCGACCTGGCGCGCGCCACCGCCATCGTCGTGCCGTCCATCCCGCTGCTCTCGCTGGCCGCGAGTTTCCTGATCCTCGGCGAGGTCGCGACCCCGGCGCAGTGGGCGGGCCTGCTGCTGACCGCGACCGGCATCCTGGCGTTCGTCGCCGACCGGGGCAGCCACGCCTGA